From the genome of Bombus pascuorum unplaced genomic scaffold, iyBomPasc1.1, whole genome shotgun sequence:
tactttgtaacaaagtaataaaatgcctcaaatttttgtgatataaaattttgcatttttctgatgtttcttgaaacatatgtaataaatcagtCGTTTTGGTATTcatagattttctatattatactctaacatacttcaatacatttttctatataattgcaCACTTACTCAAAATATAGAgcttaaaagacaaaattatgcTGGTGACCCAACATCTTTGTAATCGACTTTATATATGTCATCGTCACATAAAATTAAGAGGAAAGGGAGACATTCAATGGATACTTCAGTTCATACAGAAACAATTAGATGAAAAATCCCGCATTTATGCCCCTGACATGAACGggacgatatttttttctcactttttaattatattatcagttaatttgatttttgtcaATGAACACTTACGCATCCTTTCGCATGCAAATCttcccttatttctgtttcttttaatattagttttctTCAAGCTCTTACTTCGACAGTTACTTCATTCTTCTAAttgactataatattttaggaaattatttgaagagtCTACTGATTGAAATTGATTTCTGAGCAAGTCAAgactttataaattcttcgccATGCTGCCACGGTAAGTCCGTTTCTTTTATCCACTCTTAATTGTAGAATGCgctattccatttaaaaaaggtgatgaattccatttattcattacctttcctaattattatttacaaatttcaaatgcaaaagacaaatttcatgcttgtttaattttatatataaatacttcagtatttatattaattaactagaTTCTATTGTGTTCAGTATTGTGCATGATGTTAATACTATACCAAGTGttataagaacaaaattatctaaaatctctcaatttttttatattgctatatatttctatatatcaaTGTGATATGGAGCATGGTATACCATGTTTGAAGTCATATTAACAGTTTAACCTTTTCAAAAGGAACAGATGATATTCATTATTGAAAAGGAAAGCAATAGAAAACCATTACAATGGTATTTGATGCCGAACAGCTTGCATAATTCGTCGAATAGTTTTGATTCACATTGACGTCCTTGATCGGTTCTTATTTTCGAGGGTACGCCAAAACGTGGTATTGCATCACGATAATGTCTCTGTGTATATTGTTGATTGGTTAATATGTTTTTTGAATGTTACAACGGGCGTGGATATGTGCCTGGTGACCTTACATCGCTGGCAGGGGATACATTGCCGTGCCCTGTTTCGACAATGCTTGTTTATCGACGGCCAAACGAAACGCGTCGTCACCAAATTTTGCGTGGTGCGTATCCCTGGATGGGAAAGCCCGCGTAACGAATCAAATACATTGTATCGCAGAGATTTCGGAACATACGGTCACACAGTTTCACAAGCTATATCACAGTATATTTGTACGGCTTGGTcggtaaattgtaaaaattcagttgaaactcataattctttatttcaatgatacaTACAAAAGATTAAGTTTTGCATGGGAACCAATGAAAGAGTCgacagaagaagaagtagataCAATTCTATGTGAAAACCATAACGAAACTATAGGACACCTGGGAGTACAAAAAACTTATCaaagaattgaagaaaaatagaaaataccagGATTAATGGAAAGGGTAGAGACTTGTATCAAAAATTGCGATGCATGTCAGAAGGAAAAGCTAACGCGAATTGGACTCAGGGAAATGCCAGTCATTTCAGATACACCTTtgcaaacaaacgataaaatagcaacgtttaatatttgtgTAAACAGTGCATTTCTCATATCTCATTCCGATTTGCCCCAATTTGCTACATTTCACGCAGAGATGCTTCGAGAGGACCGAACCTTTATTTGCTATAATAGtcttttctgatttattttacatttgcgtcTTAACGTGCTgtgtaatctgtaatttgcaatacaaatatataccgGGATATTTGACCATTTTCTTATGCGGAACGGATAGGGGCTATTGCCGGTGATAAGAAATCAGCGAGAATGTACGGAACTTTCAGTTACCACAGCAAAccataattcgatcgaaaatttcctgtagcttggaattaattttggatGAATACATTCCCGTCGCGTAAATGAGGAGGCCATTGGCAAATACTAACGCGCATAGGTTAAAGTCGCTATTCAGATGGAAGAGGCTCGAAGCAcgactaaaatacaaattgaacaGGATGGAGGTGTTGAACGTTCCCTGTTGCAGACCGTTATTCACTCCGAAGACGATATTCGAGCTTGACATCCAATGAGACACATTTCGAAGATTGTGGACCAAATCACCTGAACTGCATGTTTAAAGAAACCGTATCTTATCAGCTTTTATAGCAAACCGCTCGATCGAAACATGTCAAAATCCCTTTCCAGGACTATGAGTAGAGTTTTGCTACCAGCAGACGCCTgtcacgaattttattatggcGTGGACCTTACTGTATTTGACCCGGAAGCCAAATTGCTGATCGAGAGGAATGGCAGCCTCTTTACAATGAAACGGTATGAGTCTCTGTATCACACTCTCAAAGACCTTACTAATGGATACTCTGCAAACAGCTAACTCATTGATCTGTACCTGGCTGGATTTGGTTTGTTGGTTTGTTCTTATCCTTCCCCAGCAAGGGAACTACTTTCCCCATCTTCCATATCTTAGAAAAGTATGCTGGTATCAGAGATCATTGAGCatcaaggagaagaagaatgtGCATCTTTGCGGGAGCTATAGCTATATTGGTACTGCGTTGAAGATATCGAAGCCTGATAACCTATCCCATTCAGCAActtaaattgaatcgttaaCGAATCTACCGATGTGAAATAATTCTCTGAGACATCGGAGCCGGAGCGGTTACTAGCCCTGTTTCCTCAGGTGAAGGTACAGACCCTGTTCCAGCGGCTCAACGAAAATCtgcattttcaagattatgaaatttgggaaTCTGAGAAGATCATCATACACATTTCGGCGCACACTTCCAAAATTTGTCCCCAGTAGTCTTGTGGGATTCACGAAACTTTTCGCGCGGTAGAAAGGAGACCGGATAAAGAATGCTtcgctacatacaaataacaaatgcTGTTGGAACGAGTGATAAAAGTTTAACAAGTTTGAAGTGATGAAATAGCACGCAAGCACAATACTAATTAAAGACCTGTACaaagaacagtttataacttgaaaggaagaaacgacacaAGATCGTGAATAACAGAAGCACGTGTTGCGTAGAcgtttattcttattcttgGCATGTCATCGCGTTACTAGTAAATTCTGGGAAGCCGGCGGTACCGGAGACGTCACGAAGTGGACTTATTTGTCGACTTGGTACCAGTAACGATGTATCTTCTGTTCTGTCATACGAGGAGGTTATTCAACTATGGAAGACGGTGAGAATCGtccgaagaaaatttgagggcGCCGATCAAGAGGTATAGCATTCGTCTTACTTGCGGAAACGTGGttttggaatctttaattctctgAGTGCAGAGAACTCGGGATCTATCAGAGGCCTTACTGATAAGCATTTTTATGGCTCTATATCCCTTGCCGTGTTCGATGACCGATGGGATAGAGTAACATAGAGTACCGAAGAGCTTCTTCAGCCGATTTAAGGTGCGGAAGATTcggtgtttgtcttgtagcaattttaaagattattattatttatggtctGGAGGACGATCTCTATGTTGTTACTGTTGTCTCAGTGGTCTTATCCCCGTGGACAAAGATATCAAATTCTGACAGTTCGATGCattggcattttattttcaatatttacaacattttttaatactcgaataacattcttcctcgtttcataaacatattgtATCGGTTCTTTTGAACACTCacttcgatcgttttcacttttcggttctggaagttgaggcgatgatgtaaatttcatgtgcGGTATAGGTACTGAAATTTGTGGATTTTGcagggataaattgtaaaatggtttgtgtttaaatctttttccatccCTTTCATATAGTGCCTGCATAAACTATGTGCATctcagttataatatattcatgtgataaattcagttttttttttttttttttttttatatatatggtttattttggtttttacaatttgtcatgaaggacatttggtaaagtgttatatctcattggtaataaaaaaaataaaataaaaataaatatagcatgtgggtggctaccctcaGCAGGGTGCCAATTTCGTgttttttaagttatatcttttacgataaattcagtttgttaaaaataatgtgtttGTCAAAATTTGACATACCTGACCACAGCGATAATACATGCTACCACTGCCACGGCAAAATGATGTTTTAaatacttcttcttcgtagataggtacatgaacatataaataaggaaacaactgtgcccaaaatagatcttctacttcttggaatgtcttagatccgaaaaattcgtgagtccaacctggaccaaaaagtgcaacagaaagtccttcgtgtcgtattctttgtaaagcctgtagattataatggtttaatgaaatattaaccgatattatattatatgctacaataaaataagtaatattgtaattacatatgatgaattaaatccaccaccgCCAGAACAACCTCTACCTCAAACATCAACtcctacatatatatcatgaatatctcgACTGTGAGTTTTTGCTAGTGCCaaactgtttttcaattttgatttcgtccagttataattcaagtaaatggcatcgcagtttaaaaagaaatctctgaaatattgtacttagaacattcaataaaatttacaaacagaaacaattgtaaaagtataagAGTGTAATAAGCTTACATGTTTTTACTGttaagctcattttgccaatttaattttccttcattgaTTACGCTatcgtaccatataatttcagaatttctaattgcttcatgaatattttctgttagatattttacaaaataaattaaattattaacttgctcacttttaatggtattttcaatatttaataaccagccatcaaacttataaaattttgcaacaagtattagtgcatctgcaaatcttcttacttcttcatgagattcaagtataacatcccagataccttctctttccgtaattacagtaccaagaacttttacaccatgattatgtgctgcattaatccatccaaaagggggcacagttatgaaatgatgactaaaatacacaaaagtgtcaataacactccagtgataaaataggtaagaatcataagattctgatccatatataaatctgaaaaatcacgggtatattatgtataatatatgaattaataaatatagtgatttctattacctgtcttctaggtagccacctttcatatcatgacAGAGCAACGTTTTCggatgtacttctctatccaatttttctaaccgcGTTCTTCctgcgcttatttctaaaccactgtacacataatcagttgaatctcgtagTTCTCCAATTTCTGGCCATGGTTTCAAGttacccacgttatcgaataattcttttaagtttttgaAAGGTTGTGACTCTGTAACTTCCGTCCTCATCTCTCTGAATTATACTGTTCCACAgatcactttcaaatagtttttaattcattaactcaaacaaaggtttctcttcttattttggtTCACCGGAAACTTGTATATACATGCGAAGCAGatagtgttcccatctaaCAGAACTggcatatcaaattacgtctcatgatataataccattatctaccaactgctaatgggcaaaaagatgttcatttctctatcaaacaaagtatacaaaataaaattatgaatttataatgctcctacatcaatgtttatatgattctttcgactttgaaagtaatattcttatttacgcaagtatatattctttaatattttgcaaaaattataccgaaacaaacaatttggaataaacataactaagtaaatactttaacttttttttatatttaattaaatattttatttgatttaagtagaatttaacacctaacctttacgtttaaaatattactctttctcattctctctttcaatgttatttcttctgcttccgttttatgatatttatgacatttcttagttcagatataagtaactttttcgtaatttataaaaaatgacactctttttaattatcctacactattaatccattatatgtaatttaactttgtaatttaacttttagcaacttaagatatgtgcatgtacagagtaattttcttcctaagaataatcatttgatattacgataattccaaaaacttaaattaatttgcaaataacgtaatgcacagccatacacaagccatacaagttatacttatgtcctttaagtcaccagaaataaattttaaattttatattatatattaa
Proteins encoded in this window:
- the LOC132915851 gene encoding cytosolic endo-beta-N-acetylglucosaminidase-like isoform X2 translates to MRTEVTESQPFKNLKELFDNVGNLKPWPEIGELRDSTDYVYSGLEISAGRTRLEKLDREVHPKTLLCHDMKGGYLEDSHHFITVPPFGWINAAHNHGVKVLGTVITEREGIWDVILESHEEVRRFADALILVAKFYKFDGWLLNIENTIKSEQVNNLIYFVKYLTENIHEAIRNSEIIWYDSVINEGKLNWQNELNSKNIDFFLNCDAIYLNYNWTKSKLKNSLALAKTHSRDIHDIYVGVDV
- the LOC132915851 gene encoding cytosolic endo-beta-N-acetylglucosaminidase-like isoform X1; amino-acid sequence: MRTEVTESQPFKNLKELFDNVGNLKPWPEIGELRDSTDYVYSGLEISAGRTRLEKLDREVHPKTLLCHDMKGGYLEDRFIYGSESYDSYLFYHWSVIDTFVYFSHHFITVPPFGWINAAHNHGVKVLGTVITEREGIWDVILESHEEVRRFADALILVAKFYKFDGWLLNIENTIKSEQVNNLIYFVKYLTENIHEAIRNSEIIWYDSVINEGKLNWQNELNSKNIDFFLNCDAIYLNYNWTKSKLKNSLALAKTHSRDIHDIYVGVDV